A single region of the Ictalurus punctatus breed USDA103 chromosome 26, Coco_2.0, whole genome shotgun sequence genome encodes:
- the LOC108258955 gene encoding cell surface A33 antigen isoform X1 has product MIVKIYSLYAVIHLTSSLTVDIPLQSYEFARGGTGTIPCNFKPQKADNPSIIISWTANPDNPADSEIDILRYYHFSSTTDNVDVSDEYTNRASLQVDIVKGWANLMLSSLTSKDSRVYQCDVKIPKDTQGKQSDITTVVVLVAPSKPICAVQGKAEFYQNISLTCRSEEGMPAPTYTWQRYDVSNNPRQNPPMATDVNGVLSLYNISTETSGYYICTSANKISNASCILTLAVMPRNLRLHEHWSLDNWRLCSFSPPPDDHYLLLLPPEKVKV; this is encoded by the exons TGATTCACCTGACCTCATCATTAACTGTTGATATCCCACTCCAATCTTATGAATTTGCCCGTGGGGGCACCGGCACTATACCATGCAACTTCAAACCTCAGAAAGCAGACAACCCATCAATCATCATCTCATGGACTGCAAATCCAGATAATCCTGCAGATTCTGAA ATTGACATCCTCAGGTATTACCACTTCTCAAGTACAACGGATAATGTGGACGTCAGTGATGAATATACTAACCGAGCTTCACTTCAGGTAGACATTGTTAAAGGATGGGCGAACTTGATGCTCAGTTCTCTAACATCGAAGGACAGTAGAGTGTATCAGTGCGATGTTAAAATTCCTAAGGACACCCAAGGAAAACAATCAGATATCACTACAGTTGTGGTTTTGG TGGCTCCTTCCAAACCCATCTGCGCTGTTCAGGGAAAAGCAGAGTTTTACCAGAACATCAGCCTGACCTGTCGTTCAGAGGAGGGCATGCCAGCACCAACGTACACATGGCAAAGATATGATGTCAGTAATAATCCCCGACAGAATCCACCGATGGCCACTGATG TAAATGGAGTTTTGTCACTTTACAATATTTCCACGGAGACCAGTGGTTATTATATCTGCACGTCTGCCAATAAAATTAGCAATGCATCCTGTATTCTGACTTTGGCCGTCATGCCACGCAA CCTCAGACTCCATGAACATTGGAGTCTGGATAATTGGAGGCTGTGCagtttttctcctcctcctgatgATCATtatctgctgctgctgccgccGGAAAAAGTAAAAGTTTGA
- the LOC108258955 gene encoding cell surface A33 antigen isoform X2, with protein MIVKIYSLYAVIHLTSSLTVDIPLQSYEFARGGTGTIPCNFKPQKADNPSIIISWTANPDNPADSEIDILRYYHFSSTTDNVDVSDEYTNRASLQVDIVKGWANLMLSSLTSKDSRVYQCDVKIPKDTQGKQSDITTVVVLVAPSKPICAVQGKAEFYQNISLTCRSEEGMPAPTYTWQRYDVSNNPRQNPPMATDVNGVLSLYNISTETSGYYICTSANKISNASCILTLAVMPPSDSMNIGVWIIGGCAVFLLLLMIIICCCCRRKK; from the exons TGATTCACCTGACCTCATCATTAACTGTTGATATCCCACTCCAATCTTATGAATTTGCCCGTGGGGGCACCGGCACTATACCATGCAACTTCAAACCTCAGAAAGCAGACAACCCATCAATCATCATCTCATGGACTGCAAATCCAGATAATCCTGCAGATTCTGAA ATTGACATCCTCAGGTATTACCACTTCTCAAGTACAACGGATAATGTGGACGTCAGTGATGAATATACTAACCGAGCTTCACTTCAGGTAGACATTGTTAAAGGATGGGCGAACTTGATGCTCAGTTCTCTAACATCGAAGGACAGTAGAGTGTATCAGTGCGATGTTAAAATTCCTAAGGACACCCAAGGAAAACAATCAGATATCACTACAGTTGTGGTTTTGG TGGCTCCTTCCAAACCCATCTGCGCTGTTCAGGGAAAAGCAGAGTTTTACCAGAACATCAGCCTGACCTGTCGTTCAGAGGAGGGCATGCCAGCACCAACGTACACATGGCAAAGATATGATGTCAGTAATAATCCCCGACAGAATCCACCGATGGCCACTGATG TAAATGGAGTTTTGTCACTTTACAATATTTCCACGGAGACCAGTGGTTATTATATCTGCACGTCTGCCAATAAAATTAGCAATGCATCCTGTATTCTGACTTTGGCCGTCATGCCAC CCTCAGACTCCATGAACATTGGAGTCTGGATAATTGGAGGCTGTGCagtttttctcctcctcctgatgATCATtatctgctgctgctgccgccGGAAAAAGTAA